In the Agrococcus sp. Marseille-Q4369 genome, one interval contains:
- a CDS encoding VOC family protein, translating into MATLLNPYLAFGREAREAMNFYHGVFGGDLVVSTFGESGMADDPGDAELVMHAQLTTADGHTIMASDTPRGMDQPSGRQQVSLSGDDDTTLSRYWEGLSDGATVLEPLVEAPWGDRFGMLVDRWGVLWMVSTAPAAGRGADVSSAIDDDGDATAGGHQDTAQQWHTEGATPEPTSGHENTADQWPADEQRDPGAQR; encoded by the coding sequence ATGGCAACCCTGCTCAACCCCTACCTCGCATTCGGGCGCGAGGCTCGCGAAGCGATGAACTTCTACCACGGCGTGTTCGGCGGCGACCTCGTCGTCAGCACGTTCGGCGAGAGCGGCATGGCCGACGACCCGGGCGACGCCGAACTCGTCATGCACGCCCAGCTCACGACCGCCGACGGCCACACGATCATGGCGAGCGACACCCCGCGCGGCATGGACCAGCCGAGCGGTCGCCAGCAGGTCTCGCTCTCGGGCGACGACGACACGACGCTCTCGCGCTACTGGGAGGGCTTGAGCGACGGCGCGACCGTGCTCGAGCCGCTCGTCGAGGCCCCGTGGGGCGACAGGTTCGGCATGCTCGTCGACCGCTGGGGCGTGCTCTGGATGGTCAGCACCGCGCCGGCGGCGGGCCGGGGGGCGGATGTGTCGTCGGCGATCGACGACGACGGCGACGCGACCGCGGGCGGTCACCAGGACACCGCGCAGCAGTGGCACACCGAGGGTGCGACGCCGGAGCCGACCTCCGGGCACGAGAACACCGCCGACCAGTGGCCGGCGGACGAGCAGCGGGATCCGGGCGCGCAGCGCTGA
- a CDS encoding acetyl-CoA C-acyltransferase — MPETIIAGYARTPFAKFLGQLAQSKSTELGAHAARHAMERAGVAPGEVDAVVVGQVLQATVGQNPPRQTAVAAGVPMSVPALGISAVCLSGAEAIVTGHRMIQLGEADVVLAVGQESMSLAPHAAPMRAGSKFGDTSLIDTMQFDGLTDAFDRVAMGASTDEHNDRFEITREQQDEFAAASHARLARAQADGTLDGEIVPFEAKAGRKTVTVSVDDGLRADTTVESLASLRPAFTPDGTVTAGNASQITDGAAAVVLVSDAYAKQQGLTGLARIVSTGFVAGPDVSLHSQPADAIEQALERAGRATSDLQAVEINEAFAAVGVASTRQLGVDPEIVNANGGAIALGHPIGASGARIIGHLARRLQQLGTGSLGAAGICGGGGQGTGVVLEAI; from the coding sequence ATGCCCGAGACGATCATCGCCGGATACGCGCGCACGCCGTTCGCGAAGTTCCTGGGCCAGCTGGCGCAGTCGAAGTCGACCGAGCTCGGTGCCCACGCCGCCCGTCACGCGATGGAGCGCGCCGGGGTCGCCCCCGGTGAGGTCGACGCCGTCGTCGTCGGCCAGGTGCTGCAGGCGACCGTCGGCCAGAACCCGCCGCGCCAGACCGCGGTCGCCGCGGGCGTGCCGATGTCGGTGCCCGCGCTCGGCATCAGCGCCGTCTGCCTCTCGGGGGCCGAGGCGATCGTGACCGGGCACCGCATGATCCAGCTCGGCGAGGCCGACGTCGTGCTCGCCGTGGGCCAGGAGTCGATGTCGCTCGCGCCGCACGCCGCGCCCATGCGCGCCGGCTCGAAGTTCGGCGACACGAGCCTCATCGACACGATGCAGTTCGACGGGCTCACGGATGCGTTCGACCGCGTCGCGATGGGAGCCTCGACCGACGAGCACAACGACCGGTTCGAGATCACGCGCGAGCAGCAGGACGAGTTCGCCGCCGCCTCGCACGCGCGCCTCGCCCGCGCCCAGGCGGACGGCACGCTCGACGGCGAGATCGTCCCGTTCGAGGCGAAGGCCGGCCGGAAGACCGTCACGGTCTCGGTCGACGACGGACTCCGCGCCGACACGACGGTCGAGTCGCTCGCGTCGCTGCGCCCCGCCTTCACGCCCGACGGCACGGTCACCGCCGGCAACGCATCCCAGATCACCGACGGCGCCGCCGCGGTCGTGCTCGTCTCGGACGCCTACGCGAAGCAGCAGGGCCTCACGGGCCTCGCGCGCATCGTCTCGACCGGCTTCGTCGCCGGTCCGGACGTCTCGCTGCACTCGCAGCCCGCCGACGCGATCGAGCAGGCGCTCGAGCGCGCGGGCCGCGCGACGAGCGACCTGCAGGCGGTCGAGATCAACGAGGCGTTCGCGGCGGTCGGCGTCGCCTCGACCCGCCAGCTCGGCGTCGACCCCGAGATCGTGAACGCGAACGGCGGCGCGATCGCGCTCGGCCACCCGATCGGTGCGTCGGGTGCCCGCATCATCGGCCACCTCGCGCGCCGGCTGCAGCAGCTCGGCACCGGCTCGCTCGGGGCGGCCGGCATCTGCGGCGGCGGCGGCCAGGGCACGGGCGTCGTGCTCGAGGCCATCTGA